In Xenopus tropicalis strain Nigerian chromosome 5, UCB_Xtro_10.0, whole genome shotgun sequence, one genomic interval encodes:
- the urb2 gene encoding unhealthy ribosome biogenesis protein 2 homolog, translating to MAALYSGIHLKLKNSKVPWEDKLKLAHFAWISQQYFIPNKEQVLLDWVCHTLFTNCAKKLDLKDDTEQKLWSFLDNILHSKKLQNFLKKGKSLNLRFTIAQAINDFIESSCSQKGPQTGTGTVLSCCHAILSTPSLAFVYTAKCELIVELLNKLSVLACRCLALKDPITNQVLEVLLVSLNQYIIIQRQQNNPNRIFGQVVAQLFQPLLILRHTLNNYAWDRDNDSRVGIQHSKEIRCKAESVLQMGIFQTELLSSYKEELLAEKDFLEKKKGPLKILLTPVGSLLSKLEDSNFCEKEIYNSVVSSSIPLLYKLFLNSYCKDGNQLVCFNMLVRLYESLQTTIIQENNDLHVSKLNTGLYALDQILSLVVSNDIYNIAVDRIRHQEVQYNFYSKLAKKLIYSYRAPVPAWFRCLKDLTLLNHLIVEPDMEELVSCAWVFADISDMRIRKAQEILVASLLETYAKLRQFPKLFEVVLIVICRPASNELKHPVLSPALTQHFVAALIELPPNQILDIWTMILEKCSSDVLPVIKNDSDTSLKLISLSAILHCLLFNMKSIDRNTPLPVILRLQDLMQKMMDKLIKPSLDLINDHCIEPSPALWLLKLCDSTLLLVYTWLEVNTMITLNCSKYTSQLIKGPVEAQLALEPWDFSPLLREKSCWEKILTLTMTSNAASKYYLGLLSVQKLKHILMQISFPSETSISSLKTIASFVFNLRVDLVIPEKFESWGGNTNTVNQDCFPVAYWHLITSNLLILYPYVTAEETKTVADFLLETLLLTKSEEDHEQAITLKNISVGLLQSDIFAEMRALQCAFLTSIIKKCAGIMQNEHNNISEILALLSTDSLNWHEEVFSTRKVSKECENATLDNASLCWLNMENAAKKILYVTRCENGLGLSDCHTAQLVNVISFLSEIKPDSLTPLDQSRCFLLLLSLARADSSPRTLHHLTNCYKILSCLLTGKHSTGVFKLLYASDILEIVFNSLFKANWNQYEEDGRNHGWLEFVEILHSFFESFLKLIVERKQSVLINLEKCTAFLLTSVPSADDICWTSSVHHLYLVAVNTLCEVITFLLLEQRANKQRAEAFASLLQKVVLKMGTTVSQSLKVSVATRLLPSFLVSCVTSLLEAELSCLSLMETSNMKLDSYKYNKELLNTELYKRFSSQIMKELCYAEDQTVFLKSSLHYLAKCITAKETCIPQESTVLTMFGSIKKLLTAPWINVQITWSILEEVSELYNQMAQICSNEEFYTMLKLALQWLEVRNLWEKNDKDQFAGITIIKLFLTCYLSEDNRKLFWFSAPQVITSLVTLSKEACRNRLLLPTIVVPSLEVIALLLRQGEGFLTNPHHITLSFDILLAVPLDHLKAEDYYSIFLGVHEVLFSILQCHSKAMLQSVPSFLNSFYKLVSSVMHEGRQKGDKVSQILSPEFEVVLKCARLVERMYTHIAAKTEEFTVFSAFIVSQYINELQKVTLNSAVKKHLSEGIFHILDLCIERDIKFLNASLPMGLKEVFKELYNEYTHYYKTKNQADEKYKA from the exons ATGGCTGCACTTTATTCTGGGATTCACCTCAAACTAAAAAATTCAAAGGTTCCCTGGGAGGACAAATTAAAACTGGCCCATTTTGCTTGGATATCTCAGCAGTACTTCATTCCGAACAAAGAACAG GTTTTACTCGATTGGGTTTGTCACACTCTATTTACAAACTGTGCCAAAAAATTGGATCTAAAGGATGACACTGAACAAAAGCTATGGAGCTTTCTAGACAATATTCTACATAGCAAGAAGCTACAAAATTTTCTGAAGAAGGGCAAATCTTTAAACCTTCGCTTCACTATTGCACAG gcCATAAATGATTTTATTGAATCCTCTTGCAGTCAGAAAGGACCACAGACTGGCACCGGCACAGTTCTTAGCTGCTGTCATGCTATTCTTTCAACTCCTTCTCTTGCCTTTGTATACACTGCCAAGTGTGAACTCATTGTGGAACTGCTAAATAAGCTGTCTGTATTGGCTTGTCGTTGTTTAGCTTTAAAGGATCCCATTACAAATCAAGTGCTTGAAGTGCTTCTGGTGTCTTTAAACCAATACATTATAATACAGAGGCAGCAGAACAACCCAAACAGAATATTTGGCCAAGTTGTGGCACAGCTTTTCCAACCCTTATTGATATTAAGGCACACCTTAAATAATTATGCTTGGGATAGAGATAATGACAGTCGTGTTGGCATCCAGCACAGTAAGGAAATTCGTTGCAAAGCAGAGTCTGTTCTTCAAATGGGCATTTTTCAGACTGAGCTCCTTTCTTCTTACAAAGAGGAGTTACTCGCTGAAAAAGACTTTTTAGAGAAGAAAAAAGGACCCCTCAAAATCCTTTTAACACCTGTTGGATCTCTCCTGTCGAAGTTAGAGGATTCTAATTTTTGTGAAAAAGAAATCTATAACTCTGTTGTATCAAGTTCAATACCTCTTCTTTATAAACTGTTTTTGAATTCCTACTGCAAAGATGGAAACCAGCTGGTCTGTTTTAACATGCTGGTCAGACTTTATGAGTCCCTTCAGACTACAATCATTCAAGAAAATAATGATCTACATGTGTCAAAGTTGAACACAGGCCTATATGCTCTTGATCAGATTCTAAGCCTGGTCGTCAGTAATGATATATACAATATTGCTGTGGACCGAATAAGGCACCAAGAAGTTCAATATAATTTCTACAGTAAATTAGCAAAAAAACTTATATACAGCTATCGTGCTCCTgtacctgcctggttccgttGTCTGAAAGATTTAACCTTGTTAAATCACCTAATTGTAGAGCCTGATATGGAAGAACTAGTTTCATGTGCATGGGTTTTTGCAGACATTTCAGACATGCGGATAAGGAAGGCCCAGGAAATATTGGTTGCTAGTTTGCTTGAGACTTATGCCAAGCTTCGCCAGTTCCCAAAACTATTTGAAGTAGTTCTAATAGTAATATGTCGGCCAGCATCCAATGAACTTAAACATCCAGTTTTGTCTCCTGCTTTAACACAGCATTTTGTAGCTGCTCTTATTGAACTTCCACCAAATCAGATCTTGGATATATGGACAATGATTCTGGAAAAATGCTCTTCTGATGTTCTTCCAGTCATTAAAAATGACTCTGACACATCACTAAAATTGATCTCACTTAGTGCTATTCTGCATTGTTTGCTATTTAACATGAAAAGTATTGACCGTAATACCCCACTGCCTGTTATATTACGTCTTCAAGATTTAATGCAGAAAATGATGGATAAACTAATAAAACCCTCACTTGATCTTATTAATGATCATTGCATAGAACCATCTCCTGCACTTTGGCTTCTAAAGCTTTGTGATTCAACTCTGTTGTTAGTATACACCTGGCTAGAAGTAAATACTATGATAACATTGAACTGCAGTAAGTATACATCCCAGCTGATTAAAGGACCTGTTGAAGCACAACTTGCTTTGGAACCATGGGACTTTTCTCCACTTTTAAGAGAGAAAAGCTGTTGGGAGAAGATACTAACCCTAACTATGACATCAAATGCAGCAAGCAAGTACTACCTGGGACTACTTTCTGTGCAgaaattaaaacacattttaatgcaGATCAGTTTCCCAAGTGAGACGAGTATTAGCTCACTTAAAACAATTGCATCTTTTGTTTTTAATCTCAGAGTTGATCTTGTGATTCCTGAGAAGTTTGAATCCTGGGGGGGTAATACAAACACAGTTAACCAGGATTGTTTCCCAGTCGCCTACTGGCACCTAATTACATCAAACCTTTTAATCCTCTATCCGTATGTTACAGCCGAAGAAACCAAAACTGTAGCGGATTTTCTTCTTGAAACACTATTACTGACAAAGAGTGAAGAAGACCATGAACAGGCAATCACACTGAAAAATATATCTGTTGGCTTGCTACAGAGTGATATTTTTGCAGAGATGCGTGCCTTGCAATGTGCTTTCCTCACCAGCATCATCAAAAAATGTGCAGGTATAATGCAGAATGAGCATAACAATATAAGTGAAATACTTGCTCTACTTTCAACGGACAGTTTAAATTGGCATGAAGAAGTTTTTTCTACCAGAAAAGTATCAAAAGAGTGTGAAAATGCTACTCTTGATAATGCTTCCCTTTGTTGGCTAAACATGGAAAATGCTGCTAAAAAGATATTGTATGTGACAAGATGTGAAAATGGTCTTGGTTTGAGTGACTGTCATACAGCTCAGCTTGTAAATGTGATTAGTTTTCTCTCTGAGATCAAACCTGACAGCCTCACACCATTAGATCAGAGCCGATGCTTTCTGTTACTGCTTTCATTAGCAAGAGCAGACAGTTCTCCCAGAACCCTTCATCATCTAACAAACTGTTATAAAATCCTGTCATGTCTTCTTACTGGAAAGCATTCCACTGGTGTATTCAAACTACTGTATGCTAGTGACATCCTCGAAATTGTTTTTAATTCACTTTTTAAAGCTAATTGGAATCAGTATGAAGAAGATGGGAGGAATCATGGTTGGTTGGAATTTGTTGAGATTCTGCATTCTTTTTTTGAATCCTTTTTAAAACTGATTGTCGAGAGAAAGCAGAGTGTTCTCATTAATCTGGAAAAATGTACAGCCTTCTTGCTGACTTCTGTACCTTCTGCAGATGACATATGCTGGACTTCTTCAGTGCATCACTTGTATTTAGTGGCTGTTAATACTTTGTGTGAGGTTATAACTTTTTTGCTGCTGGAGCAACGTGCAAACAAACAACGAGCTGAAGCATTTGCCTCTCTTTTGCAAAAAGTTGTTTTAAAAATGGGTACAACAGTCAGTCAAAGCCTAAAGGTCAGTGTCGCTACTCGTCTGCTGCCATCCTTCCTTGTATCATGCGTGACCAGTCTTCTGGAAGCAGAATTGAGCTGTTTGTCTCTTATGGAAACAAGTAACATGAAACTGGATAGCTACAAGTACAATAAAGAGCTTCTCAACACAGAACTGTATAAAAGGTTTTCCTCCCAAATCATGAAGGAACTTTGCTACGCAGAGGATCAGACTGTATTTCTAAAATCTTCCTTGCATTATTTGGCAAAATGCATTACAGCAAAAGAAACCTGTATTCCTCAGGAAAGCACTGTCCTCACAATGTTTGGTTCGATTAAGAAGCTACTGACTG CTCCATGGATTAATGTTCAGATCACGTGGAGTATACTTGAAGAAGTAAGTGAACTTTATAATCAGATGGCACAGATCTGCAGCAATGAGGAATTCTATACAATGTTAAAGCTAGCCCTACAATGGCTGGAAGTCCGAAAcctatgggaaaaaaatgataaG GATCAATTTGCCGGTATCACAATTATCAAGTTGTTTCTTACTTGCTACTTAAGTGAAGACAACAGAAAACTGTTCTGGTTTTCAGCACCCCAAGTCATTACATCATTGGTG ACTCTAAGCAAAGAAGCTTGCAGAAACCGCTTACTGCTTCCAACTATTGTTGTACCTTCACTGGAGGTGATTGCCTTGCTATTGAGGCAGGGAGAAGGGTTCCTGACAAATCCCCACCATATTACACTCTCCTTCGACATTCTCTTAGCAGTGCCTCTTGATCATTTGAAGGCAGAGGATTACTACAGCATTTTCCTGGGAGTTCATGAAGTTTTGTTCTCCATACTGCAGTGTCATTCTAAG GCTATGTTACAATCTGTACCATCATTCCTCAACAGCTTTTACAAATTGGTTTCATCTGTAATGCATGAAGGAAGGCAGAAAGGAGACAAAG tttCCCAAATCTTGTCACCTGAATTTGAAGTTGTGCTGAAATGTGCGCGATTAGTAGAACGCATGTATACCCACATTGCAGCAAAAACTGAGGAATTTACTGTATTTTCAGCTTTTATTGTTTCCCAGTACATAAATGAACTTCagaag GTGACCTTGAATTCTGCAGTGAAAAAACATTTATCTGAGGGAATTTTCCACATTTTGGACCTGTGCATTGAACGAGATATCAAATTCTTAAATGCATCTTTACCTATGGGACTAAAAGAAGTGTTCAAAGAGTTGTACAATGAGTATACTCACTACTATAAAACAAAGAACCAAGCAGATGAAAAATATAAGGCCTGA